The Metarhizium brunneum chromosome 5, complete sequence sequence CCAACTTGCGCGAGGCGCCGCCATTCTGGCCCACTCCCAAGAGACCTTCCTTCTTGTGCCTGAAGGTGAACTTTCCGTGAACCTATCAAATCGTCCCGGAAGCGCTTCGAGAAATCATCCAGGTGTGTATATTCCGCAAAGTCTTCAGAAATGCCGCACTTGTACCTGGCCGGCGTGAGCCATGGCTTGACCTTGGGCCGTGGCGACGGGAAAGTCGGCAGGACGCAGGAGGAGAATTTTGTGCGAGTCTGATTTCTAAAGAGAAGAATTTTGGTGTATATAAATGTATGCTCACCTCGTCCgtttttctcttctccttttcttgtaACTTGGTTAAACAAGCTGGACTACTTTCCTTGACTTTTCAGTTCTTTACTTTACTTTccttttatactttattgtatatatatatatatatatattgaCATATATatcttcttcccttctcACACATACTTACAATTCCTTTAAATTCAAAATGCTCGGAAACATTGCTCTCGCATCCGCTTGCCTCGCGGCCGTCGTAGCTGGTCTACCGGCCACCAAGCGCGGCATCCAAGACAAATACACCTACTACCAGGGAGACGggtccgtcgccgccggatGGCCGTCGATGGACTCCTGGGGCTCCTGGGACGATCTCTGGAAGGCCAACTCGGGGCTGATGAACAATACTTGCACCTGGAACGGCTGGGGCCAGGACGACTCCAGCGACGAGATCGCCGCCGTGGGCAGTGCCATCCAGGACGTCGCCAATCAAActggcgtcgacgagcgcttcatcctcgccgtcttGATGCAGGAGAGCAAGGGCTGCGTCCGCGCCCCTACCACCAATAACGGCGTCGTGAACCCCGGCCTTATGCAGTCGCACGACGGCTCTGGCACCTGTGCCGGCGTCGACCCTTGCCCCAGCAGCCAAATCACCCAGATGGTCCACGACGGCGTGGCCGGCACCTCATCTGGCGATGGCCTCCAGCAGCTGATTGCAAAGGCTAAGGGAACTGTTAGCGGCGACAGCCAGGTTTACTACGCCGCGGCCCGTCTGTATAACAGTGGCTCGGCCAACTATGCCAACCTCGACCTTGGCATGGGAAGCACGGCTTGCTATGCTTCTGATATTGCCAACCGCCTGACTGGCTGGACTCTGGCTACTACCGCCTGCCACTGAGGAACTGGCATGACAAACATCGTTTGACGCTGTCTTGAGATATGGGGCTATACTGAGTCTCGGGGGTATTTCAATCTTTTTCATGTATCTCCAACTTACATATTTTCAAACCCCCATGTACATGTCCAGCAAAATACCAAGTCTCTCTTTGACAATCATCTTGATCTCGTCCCCTCATCCATTGTATATTGGTGTAAGCCGTGAAGTCTGCATGTCAACTGTAGTGATCAATATGCAAAATCTGTTCATGAAGTTTTTCCAGTCTGTCAGTGCGTCTTGTTGGCCGACCGGTTTGTGAAGGGCTTGTCTGTTTACCTGTTCAGGGGGCCAAATTGTTGACGTAGTGGATATATCTTTCCAACATTGGACGTTGGACAAGGCAGTAATGGCCCCCTCCTGGGTGGTGAAGCTGGAATATGTCAAGTGCGGCTCTGATATGGCGGCAGCCGGGATGTGATGGATTTGCGAACTTGGAACTCTTCTCGATTCCCCCTATCCCTGGTGTATACTTTCAAAGCAACATGTCCACGGGTGCTATTTTACTGGCAGTTAGATTCAAAATAGAAGAGTGTCTCGAGGCCTGAGGGACTCACATGAGCTTCCGGGCCAACCACACAGTCGACGCGGTACCAAAGCCCAGTCTCCGAATGACTTGATAATCGCCCATGTTGATGGGGTAATACTAGCTGGTCGCGAACCTATCGAGCTGTTCTTGCTCCAGGAGTAATGTGTCtcggacaaggtcaagcccAGCAGTGGGAAAACGCAAAGGGACTACGGGTGCTCTGCGTGTCCAGGCCTTGGCCCATTTGAAGACTGAAGGGATGCCATGTGTTGATGCAAGAGCCAAGTTTAGAAGCACTGAACCGACATTATATGGGCCCACTGGTATAGACCACTGGCCAATGATGTCAGTTGCACTTACAGCCGGCCAACTTGACTCCTACAATATGACGAGGAGAAATGTCATTACAAGCATCTAGGCGGCGTTTGATATAGTTTTCAGTTTATACAATCGCCAGTTCATGTGGAGGCCAAAGCTCCTCCAGTCGTGCTTTCGCACTGAACCAATCTATATCCACCTTTGATTTCCATCAAGATCAAGAAAAGAGCTTACACACGGCGCCGGACCAAAACGAAAGAGAGGAATGACCACCGCACTGAATATTTCATAAGCTACGCATTTTTCTGTAGTTGGCATGCAGCTACACACGACGAAGGATATAGAAATCGACAAAACCACCCAAATGCGGACATGTTTACAGGCCTGCCCAACGGCGAGGCCGTTTAATCAACTTCAATGACATCCCCCGGCACCGTAATCAAAGTAAACTTCTCATCAACGTAATACCACCTGTCATACGGCGCCGGTCTAGCTGCTGGCGGCAAGATGTTGGACTTTTCCGGAATCTCAAACTTCTTGGTCGCATCCTCGGGCTTGACATAGGTCTTGCAAGCACGAGGATTGGTAGTCTGCCAAATGCTGATCTTGCCGCGGTCCTCCTTGCCGAGAACAAGATCACTCCAATGCTGGTGACTTTCGGCGAGTTTGGCATTCATGGTGCGAGCATTGACGTATTCGTTGCCGATGATGGGGTTGAGGCCCTTGCCACGAGCGACTTTGTAATACTTGATGGTGTTAGTGAAAAACGTGTCCGGGGGGAAACGGAGAAGGGTGTGACTTGCAATAAACCAGTCAAGAAAGGATTTGCTGAGGCCGGGTCGGTACTTGTCCAGTTCTTCGACGGCTAAACCACTTAGATGTGCGCTTTGGCATAGTTTGGTACTACGACGGCGGGCGACTTACAGCTGACGAGGTTGGCGAGAGGGTCCCTGACGTCAATAGCTATGACTTTCCAGTCCGTCGTGttatcctttttttttctctccttaGCGGACCGCTGTTTTATCGAATATTTCCACATACAGCGGGCAACATACGTCAATCATGGCAAGACCTCCCAGAACTTTGACCTGCTTGACCTCGCCCGTGTATCCTGGCCTAGCCATTGTCAGCAACAAGAGTCGCAAAATCGTTTGCAAAATATGCCCAACTTACGAAATGGAGCTGACGTCAAATAAATCGACCGGGTCATTGTCTCCCACAAGGCCGGTATAgttgtccttgacattcttgtTCTCCCACGTCTGTGGAATCGACCCATACAAGAAGGGATACGTCTTGTGCGGCCAGAAACTAGCCACAAACCGGGGCTTGTTCTTTGAGGTGTCGTGGAAGAGAGGGTCTGTCGACAATTTAGCAAAAGTCTTTCCAACTCTAGAAATACATTGACTACAACGTACTCAGAGGCTCGTTGCGCTGCGTTTCAATCTTGCCGTCGGTCCATCGGGGAATCTCAACTACAAAGTTGATGACCGGCCCAGGCTTGTTATCCGGGTACAAAGGCACATCGTGCCAAGGCGAGACGGGATATCCATCCTTCTGCAGCCATACTCTCCAGTCCTTTTCCCACAGCGTCAACTCATTGCGTCAAACAATGTACATGAAGGGATGAATTCTGCGTGAAGCGACTTACAACTGTGTTCCTAGCGCCAACCTCTCGGAGTGTATAGGAGCCGTCATTCTGGGCAACAGCACCGACTGCGCTCAGAGGCACGAGGACCGCTTGCAACAGTTTCAAGACATACATTCTCGACAATGCTACAACAAAGGCAGACGGAGGAATAGTGTGCTCGCTCACTCACATGTCATGCAGCACGGGAATCCCTCTTTAATACCATCGCATCTGCATCTCCACAAGTGGCAATCAAGACACGCCGCCCACCGGATCACACACTTTTAGCGCATGAAACTAGATGCAAAGGATTTCCAGAGCAGCTCAATGTGCTGCGCTGAGTGGTACCATTTGATGTAAACTTTGATGCGAGTTATCAATCTAGAGCCGCAGGCTAATGCGATGACATGCTGTGCCCCCTGTCAATGATCTGCCTTGGTGCCAGTGAGCTCAAGGGTCATGGCCCACGTGGGTCTTGGCAACATGAAGAATTAACAGGTTCAAGTTTTTGAGGGCATGTTAGGACCGGGGCCCTCCACCGAGGCACGCGTGTGGTAAAGTGATTTGGTGGAGGAGTAAGGCTATTTCTGGGCCTCCGGTTGCGGATCTTGAGTCGATCTCGTGTCCAGAATACACAACAGAAGCAGAAGTGGTCTGTAAAGTCGTGGCAAACGGAAAATGATCAAGTCAAGGCAAATGAACAAGGCGGGTTTCATTGGTATTGTAGACCCGGCCGACGTGGCTTAAGCGAAGATGGTGTGGATGAGAAAGGAAATAAACgtggcggcgttgatgaggCCGATGATGAAAGGGTGCATCCAGTGACGTCTGATTACGACCAAGGCCTCTTCACACGGCAATGTGTCCATACTGAGGAGAATTAATACTAATCACAGTGACAGGGGTATCCAATTCGACTCGAACATGTATACATACAGACAGTACATAGATCCAACCTTCTCCTCAGGCCTCCCATCTATGTCGCCTTCGCACCACTCAGCTGAGGCGGCGATCTGACCTGGTCATCAATCTTCTCCACAATACAGGCTGTCCCGTATGCCGCTGTCTGCGCGAACCCGCCCATGTCACCAGCGTCGAATCGCAAGCAAATAATCGCATTTCCGCCCCGGCGCTTGCATTCTTCCACCACACGGCTTATAGAGTCATTTCGACACGAGTACAGCATGGAGGTGAACCACTGGAGTTCGCCACCAGCAAAGCTCTTGAATACCATGCCGAGACTGGCGGCGATATTCCGACTGCGGACAGTGATTCCATAAACCGCGCCGAGAACTTGGACGATTCGGTATCCAGGGAGATCCATCATAGCTATACAGGTGCGTCAGTGTTGTGGTCGATTGGTTGTGTGCCCGCCCAGCGAGAGACCTACTTGTCGTAATGACGCCTTCGGTTTCGGTGAAGCAGTGAAGGTCGGAGATCTGAGGGGGGATGTTGGCAACTTCCTCAGCCTGCTTTTCTTTGCGTCCGGCCATTTCGAAGGTGTCAAGTTATACTATAAATGTGGTTGTCATGGATCGGATGAGAGGCCGAGAAGATATGTTGTCCCAGTAGTTGGTCAATGTATTTTGAGTAGAGAGTTTATAGGGACATATGCCACGCTAGGAGAGAAAAATCCAAATAGCTGAACAGCGAGCAACTCTCTTATTTATACTAACGGGAGAATTGGCAAATGCAGTCGTCATAAGGGTTGTCATCCTCGTTGTATTTTGCCGTTTCAGTCAAGATGTGGCTGACAGCGAGCCTCTCATGGAAGCGTCGTGGCCAATGGGCAACTTCTCCGTAATGGACGACGAGTTAGTCAACTACAGTCCAGctgtggcggcggtggctaCCTGGCTGTTGAGACCGTTTGCGACAGGCGTTGGGATGGCTCTGAGGCTCTTTTGACGTGCTTCACTGAGGCTGAGCTCACGTATTCGTCGTATCGAGGCGACACGGCACCTGCGAGCCGCGCGAGTGGGGTCGACGCTGGCTCTCAACCGACTTTAGAACTCAGCCAACCGAAAACCAAGGAATggagtgtacggagtacggagtacataacTAGGAGTACTACTATTAGATAACTTACTTGCCTGTTTTGATGCCGAGCCCATTCGGCCATGCAGTGGCTCAGTCAGCCATTCCCGACTTCGTCAATAGTGCTCGGCACATAGAAAATTAAACGAGAATGGCCCGTAATGTCGCTCCATCTGAAGCGGGACGTTGTTGTGGCATCCCGTCATATCTGCACCGCATCAGACGTTGGCTGTGCATCCACGGTACCCTTGGACGAGTTGATCTGGAGACTATTATTTAAGCTGCACAGCCTTGGCCCAAGTTCACCGGTTTCAGTTGCAATCCCTTCCCGGTCAGGACAACTAAGCGCTCTTTGCTGCGTCCCGGCGAGACGCCATCAATTGGGTTGAAGGTGTGCCGTTGGGTTGGTCGCTTACCAAACGGCATGTCGACTCTAGTTCCTTCTTATTCGCCAGGTGGCCGGTGATCTAAAACATCATGAGCGCCTCTGGATGAAGCTTGCTTGAACCATGTAATATTGGTTGGTTGTCATCGTTCCGACAGAGTCAATTGGCGTATATGGCACTGAGACTCCGAAATGTGTATATCGCCCATGCTGAAAGTTCGGTAACAATGCCCAGTCCAATATTCCCACGCACAAACTGGCCATTGGACCGATTCTCAACTGCTCAAACGCCAAGTGTCGTGCCGAATCCCTCGGTATACCACCGCTA is a genomic window containing:
- the ipp1 gene encoding Inorganic pyrophosphatase; protein product: MYVLKLLQAVLVPLSAVGAVAQNDGSYTLREVGARNTVDWRVWLQKDGYPVSPWHDVPLYPDNKPGPVINFVVEIPRWTDGKIETQRNEPLNPLFHDTSKNKPRFVASFWPHKTYPFLYGSIPQTWENKNVKDNYTGLVGDNDPVDLFDVSSISPGYTGEVKQVKVLGGLAMIDDNTTDWKVIAIDVRDPLANLVSSVEELDKYRPGLSKSFLDWFIASHTLLRFPPDTFFTNTIKYYKVARGKGLNPIIGNEYVNARTMNAKLAESHQHWSDLVLGKEDRGKISIWQTTNPRACKTYVKPEDATKKFEIPEKSNILPPAARPAPYDRWYYVDEKFTLITVPGDVIEVD